The following DNA comes from Lemur catta isolate mLemCat1 chromosome 8, mLemCat1.pri, whole genome shotgun sequence.
GTCTCCCTGCAGGGCCAGCCTCCGCTGGAGGGCTGGGCCCCACACctcgcccccacctccccactgtTGGCGACAGGGCTGCCCTGGCCACTGCCACGCCCCACACAAGGTGGGGCCTCTCCCCCGACAGCCACTCAGCCCCGGATGGCACCTTTGGCGCAGAGAGGGTCGAGGAGAAGAAACCCTCTAGTCTCGGAAAGGAAGTGTTCGGCTTCCAGGAGAAAGGAGGCTCCGTTTTGCAACGTGGCTGACGAGGGAACGGATGGGGGTTTTACCAGCCGGCACCCTGGGCCTTGTactgtctgtatttttaaaaccactaaaGTGCAAGAATTATTTTGCGCTgtttctccactttttttttttcttttaggcttttatttccttttttttaaatgtactttcttGGTTTTCTAATGGAGTATCTAGTTTAGCCATTTCATAGACTCTGGCCTCCCCTCCGTAACTCCTTTTggatgggggagggaaggtggggggtCCCCGGCCACCCTGCCCACACACCCCGCTTCTCTGGTCCCGTCACCAGCCTGGTCCCCATCTGCAGCACCACCACCGCCACACAGTAGCACACGGTTAGCACAGTTGTCAGACAAGATTCCTTCAGATTCCGAGTTACCTACTggttgtttggttttggtttttttcttttgtctttttttgaaaacagCAATAACCACAGCACATATTACTGTAGTTCTTTGTAGTTTTACGTACATACCATAGCTCtactctctcctctttttttttttttttttgttttcaacttaaaaaaaataaagtaaatgctcATAATCTTTACTGgtgaaaggattaaaaaataaatcgacaaacacacagaaaaaaaaaaagcagaaaaaaacaaatcaccTGAATGCGGAAGAGCTCGGCTCCTGTTTAGCATTTTGtacttaaggaaataaataaaaaacaaccaaacagaGGATCTCAcgttttattaaaaagtgaagaTTGCTGTATACTATTTATTCAACTTATAATTTATGTTACTCCTTGATCTTTGTCTTTTGTCATGacaaagcatttatttaataaagctATGCATTCAGTTAGCCTGCGTCGCGTCCTCCGAGGGCtcagggaaggcaggcagggggtGAAGGGACCACCCCGGACCCTCCAGGGGCCACAGCccagcagggaaggggagaggaccCAGGCTGGGTCAGGGCCGAGGGGCCTGCTCCTTCCAGAGGGGACCCCGATCCTCCCAGACAGGCTGTGCCCCCAGAACTCCACTGGCCCCTTCTCCAACCGCTGCAGACGCCTGGCCCAGGGCACCCTGCTCAACCTCCTCACGCCTCCCTTTCCCCGAGGGTAAAGCCTTACAGAGCTGCTGCGAGGTCCTGCGAGTTCATGCACGCAGAGGCTTAGGGCTGCCGACGTCCGGTCCATGGTCAGCCACTGTTCTGATGCTGCTGTTACTACTCTCGTTTAATCTCAGCCGCTGCTATTAAATGAAGTGGCCTTAATCTACCCTTCAGCAAATGATTAGTCTCTTCTCCTTGCAAAGCATTTTAAAGAAGGCATTTCTAGAATGTTCCTCGGTCACTTATTCCAGTGTCTTGTAAGCTCGGAACTCCTGGGATCCTCTGGCCGAGGTGAATCCTACCTCCGGCCCCTACTCACACCCCGCTGCTGTTTGTGCCCAGTGAAGAGGGAAACTGAAATGGCAACTCTGATTTCAACCCTTTGGCGGCTTGAAGAGCACAGTCCATGCATCCTCCTACTGCTGCCTCAGTCGCCCTGTTACGTCTCTCCCTCTTAGGCCCCTTCTCCCCCAGGCCCTTCCCTGAGCTCCCCATGGCCCTCTTGGTTCACACAGCCGCACAGCACGCCACCTTGTAAGCATCCCACTGGCACAGCCGGGAGACAGAGGTGGCCGACATCCCCACAGACCCCGAGGCTCCACGGGCCCCAGTTCCTGCCTGGGCAGCTCATTAGGGCCCCCTCCTCAATCATCTCCCTCCTACATTCCCTTCCTGTCTGCCACGCGGTGCACCACCCTCCCTCACTCCTGGCGAACCCTTGCCTTCTCCCTCATCGCCCTTCCCAACCCCAACAAGATCATCCCCCAAAGCACCCTTGCGTCCCattccctcctctgctcccaagggacagcccctcccccttcccacctgctgccCCCCTTCGACCACCCCCTCTCCCTCTGTGCTGGTGACAGAGGACAGGGACAGAAGGGAACAGAGATGGACAGAGGCTTGCAGACAGCACTGATGGGACTTGCCCATGAGTTGGACGTCAGGACGAGAATGAGGGGACCCAAGGATGTCTTCTCCACCCAGCATCCCTCAGGCAACTCAAATTCAGTGTGCCCCAGGCTGAACTCACCCTGAAAGCTCGGGCACTTTGCCTCTTATCATTTTGTCTTAGGCTTCACAAAGTACAAgttcaataacaacaaaacttgAACGCACCATCTTCCCCACTAAGccgtccctcctcctccttctcgtCCCCCttcaccccctcctcctcctctcccagaggAGGACACCACACCCACCCAGGTGCCCAAGCCTGAGCCCCAGCATCCGTCCCGCTCCACAGTCACCCCCTACATCCAGTACGCCACCAAGTCCTAGGAATCAGCGAACTCACACACAACCCTCGGACCTGACCTTCTGTCCACCTGCCCGGCCCTCCCTCATTCAGGCCGTGCCCCTTCTCACCGGGGTCACTGCAGTTCCTCCCGCAGGACGTCCTGCCCACTCCCCTCCCGTGCCTTGTCCTCTGCGCTGGACATCTCTGTCACGGGTCACTTTCAAACTCGGATCCAATCATGCCCATCCTCTGCCTGACTTCCTTCCTTGGTACCTTCCTAGCTTTCGGTCCAAAGTTTCAATCCCTCAGCAAGACACCAGAGGTCCCTCCTGCTGGGCTCTGGCTTCCTTTTCAGCTGCTCCCCTACCTGCATCCTCCCTTTACCGCACGTATCCCCAGCCACGTGCACGTGTCCAAGCTCATGGTGCAGCTCATGACTGGAGGCTTTGCACACCTGCTCCTCTGTCTGAAtccacccacacacatacactcacataccttcacatgcacacacatcacacacatgcacacacatgcacacgcatgcacgcacatCTTCCCCACTCCTTCCCCCTAATTCCTACTTCCTCCCGACACCTTTGCCCTCACACCCTCCTCTGAGACGCCTTCCGGGACACCAGGCATAGATATTCCTGTCACTTGCTCCCACAGCACCTGCTGGAGGGCACAGCTCCATGGCACCGAGGGCCACCCCTGAGTTTTGAGGCTGTTTCCTTCCATGAGAATGTCAGCCCTTCAGGACAAAGGCCACAATCTGTTTCATCTTCATATCCTGACACTCTGACACTGAGCCTGGGATGCAGTGAGAACTGTATTTAGGCAGCACTTACTGTATGACAGAAATGATTTTATATTCTCAAAGCAACTCTTCGAGAAGTTACTCCAATATTTAAATGTGAAGTAAAGGAGGTTCATAGAGGTTAGAAACgtgtccaaagtcacataacCCAGGAGCAGTAGAGTCCAGATTGTGTTCAAAGGCTGCCTCACTTCCGCGCTCACTCTGCGCCATCACACCATGTGTAGCTAGTATTTGAGACACACTGACTAGATTCAGCGACCGCAGCAGTGGTTGTCCAGCTCCAGGGGATGTAAGAAAAGGCCCAGCCTCACGGACATGTAACCTGTGCAGCCCCACGGGGCCCATGCTTGACTGAATGCTCTGCTGccgctgtcttgaaattcttaataatttctgaACAAGGGGctgcatgttttcattttgacCTGGCTCCTACAAATTGAGTCACCGGCCCTACCCTGGTGAATGTAGGAACACAGGAGGCATGTTTCCATGAAGATTCCCAGGTCCCTTCCCGCGCTTCTAACTCAGGCCATCTGGGGCAGGGCCCTCCACGACGACTCTTAAGAAGGATGCTCTGGCCAAGGCCCAGCGGATGCTCAGCTGCAGTTCCCTGTGCTACCACATGGTGGCAGTAGGGCCCCGGCATTTGTCACCTGCCAggtttttaaacttaaaagagGCGCGGTCAGTTCCAGGTGAGAGATCTGCTTGACAGCTTCCAGATCCCTGCCCAACCAGCCATCTGCCCACATGGATGCAATGATGCTTCCTCTCAGCAAGGGTGTCCAGGCCACACAATCCTTCAGTTAGTGTGGCTCCTGTAGCTAAAGCCACGGCAGAGGGGCTGCTCACACGCCCGTAAAAGCCCCCTCTTCCACTGTTTAGACCACAAGAGCGCTGTGGGCAATGGACAGGAAATGGCAGGGAGGAGCCCTCTGCAGATCGTTACAGAAAAGGTCTGCGCAAGCGACCCTGGTGTGTGAGGCCTGGCAGAGGGCTGACCCAGCCACGCCGTGGCAACCCTCCCATCTTACACAGCCCTGTGGCTTCCCAAGCACCTCCCCACGCACAGTCACCTTGACACCACCCTCTCACTTGAGGCTGAAATCACCCTCATGAGAcagatgagggaaactgaggcttagagaaggcATGTGACACGGCCCGGGGCAATGGAGTGGGACGTAGTAGCACTGGATCCAAACCCAGGCGTCCTGACTTCGGCGTTCTTCTCGCCTCCTCCCTGGACCACAATCACCTTGGAACCTAAGAAAAAAAGACCCTGACTGGGCCAGTTAGATGCGATTCTTGGAGGGTGACACACTgacatcaggttttttttttaagtgccccTGTGGATTCAAGTGTTGGccaaggttggggaccactgcgtGTCCCAGGAGAGCCAGCACGGCTTCCCCACCCCAGACAGCAGCCCCAGGTGCTGACTGTTCTTTACAGGAACGGAGGGGACGATGGAGGGGCTGCCCACCTTCAGGGCCCAGATCCAGCCTGTGCCCAGAGCACCCAGGCTCTCCCCCAGCCTCCATCCTGCTTCCACCCACGGGGGCAGCAGAACTCAGGGGTGGGCGGCTGCCACACTCTGGAGCCaggggcccccagccccagggcaggatggTTTGGACACTTCCGGGGatcttttcctcatctgtaaagtggaactAATAATATAATGGTACTTCTTTCATGGGTTCATGAGGATTAACTGAATCAATGTCCTTTCAGGGCAGCCGGCCACACGCTGGCCTTGGCCCGAGCATCCTAGAGCACTCCCTCTTGGCAGAGCTCTGTCTATTCTTGGGGATCTGATTTCCTTGCACTCCAAGAAAGCTCATCTCGTGCCTTTTCTGAGGGATTCTTGCTTTCCAGCCAAGCTCATCTCAGACCCGGTAAAGGCCCAGGTGTGCCGCTGCCTCTGGGACTTACTAGATGGTTTCTGTGCCAGAAGGTTCCGACTCGACATAGAGGGCTGGCTCTGTGCCGCGTGctgaggaggggacagggtggACAGTGGGTCCTAAGAGCTGAGCATCCCTCCCCCAAGGCCCATGCAAAGCAGGGGAAGCCCCCCGGGATTCACCGGGGTTTAGGGGCCCGAAGAACAGGTGGCAGAGCTCTGATGTAGACCTTCGCCTAGGACACAGGACCTACgtcccgtgcctcagtttccacagctcCTCAGCCTGTGTCCCTTCACAGACAGCCCTTCGTTTCCACTTGACATCTGCTGGTCTGGGGGCCAGTTATGTGCACCCCTCAGAGAGCAGCACTTGGACCCTCAGTAGTGACACCTTTGTGAATGTGCCAGGCAACAGCCCCATGCCCTTTCTTTAGGGGCCGAGTTGAAATGTCTCACCCTAGCAAGGACAGAGCTCTCCTTTCTTTCAGCGGCCAGAGAACCCCAATTCCAATGCATCCCGTTCCTGTCTCCCTTTGCAGTGCCGtctggaggtgggagagaggaagacagaccTGTGTCCACCTCTGCCCCCGCCCCAGGACCACCCCGTCCCTGCAAAGCCTTGCCCAGGGTCCAGGCAGGGAGACCCCAGGGGCTGCGAGGGAGGGTCCGGTCTAGATTCAGGAGatgcccttcctccttcccatttTACGAATGAGAAACTGAGTCAGGAAAAGCTGGCTGGGAGGAGGCTTCGTGGGCTTCTGGATCCTGTCCCCAGAGAGGCCCCAAAGACTCAGGCAAGAGAcacacactttattttttcttcctttaattttaaGCAAAAGAGACACAGgggttcaaaaataaaaatttctttttcctcccctcccaaaGCTTTACCCCAGCTCCCCTACTGTGACCCCCTTCCTCTCCAGGGGGAAGTAAGAAGCGGGGTGCAGGCATCTCCAGCtggggggggcagggcaggggaggggagggtgccgAGCTCGGTGCTGGTCTCTTGCCAATATAAATACACAGGTCAAGACTCCTGGAAGGTCCCCACCACCCGCCACCCGAGCACTCTCCGTTTTCTGCCGGTGCCTGGAGAAGGGGTGGGGCGAGGGCCAGGCACCGGCCAGCTGTGGTTTACTGCATCCGCTGGGTGTGCACCCCGCGAGCCTCCTGCTGCTCGTTGTAGAAGAGATGACACTCGGGGTCCCCCCGGATGGTGGGGGCTCCCTGGATCAGCTTCCCGGTGTTGGGGTTCACACACCAGCACTCCCCACGCTGCCCATTCAGAGACATCTTGCACTAGGGAGaaaaggggagaaggagagagtgTGAAGGACCCCCGCAGCCAGCGGTTCCTTCCTCCCCTCAACCGCATGCTTGCTGGGCAGCTGCCCTGTGCTCAGCTGGCGCTGCAGGGGGGCTTCCCAATCTCAAATGCACACGGGGACACTTGCTAAAACGTAGATTCCCATGCAGGAGGTCTGCGGGGGGCCAGAAATCCTGATGGCTAACGAGCTCGAACGTGATGCTGATACTGCTGGCCCAGGGACCGCTCCGATTAGCAAGGCGCTGGGATGCCCAAAGACAAAAAGACGGAGCCCTCCGCCTCAAGGAGGTTCCACCCAGTGCAGGACCCGGTGTACTGGATCTTCGCCGTAGCGTAAGGTGAAAAATCTCATGTCACAGTAAGTCgatacatgccaggcactgtgtgagcAACTGACAGGCTACTCACTTGGTTTATATCTAACGCCTTGCAAATCCGATATGTTatcatccccacttcacagatgaggctGAAGCATAGACTGGTtaggcaacttgcccaaggtcacacagctggtgagaggCAAAGCTGAGATGCGAAGCCAGGCACTTCCGTGGTGACGGCTGGAGACTCCAGCGTCTGCCCCCTTCGCCCTCTCACACCTCTGTCTGCCTTACGGGAAAGGCACACATGCAAGGggcgaggaggtggagggagccaCGGTGGGCTACACAGGACAAGTGACCCACGTGTGATCACTGCCAAGTCTGTGGCTACGTAAAGTATAATGCTGCAGGGAAAATCCCGCATACACACACTGGTCATTAAAGGGCACGTGAACAGaaagtgaggggaggagggcaaaGGCTCCTGGGTGGTTTATGTAAACTTTCTTAATTTTCCCCATTGTACTTATAATACTGCTCTATTAcagtttttagaaatatttccaatGGCATTTCTCCATCCCTGACTCGCCATTCCCTGAGATACCTGGAAAACAGAGTGGCTACTTGGCCAGGATTGAAATCTGTGATTCTGAGAGCGGGGTCCACAGaccaccagcatcacctgggagctggtgAGAACTGCAAACTCTCGGTCCCTACCCACCTACCGGGCCAGGTACCAGCTCCAGGCGATGCTGGTGCACCAGGAAAGCTGAGGTGCGTTGGCTTAAGCCCACCTCCCCTCTCCAAAAGCCTCCCCCCAACCTGGACACCACGTGCAGCTGCCAGGTGGCTGGGTGAGTGGGGTCATCATCTGACCCACCTGAGGCCACAGAGGGAAGCCACACCCCCGGCCGGGCAGCTGGTACCCCTATCCCCGTGGTCACAGAAGTCTGAGTCTCCCACTCAGCTCAGACCTCAGAGGGCTCCGGGTATGCTCAGGGTCTGGGGCCGAGGAAGAGCCCCTCCAGCCCGGGTAGGCACCCACGCTCACCTGTTTGAGGTTGTACAGACCATGCTTGTCACAGTTGGGGATGTGCAGGGAGTAGAGGTGCTCCAGAGGGCCCCGCTCGTCTGGAAGGCGCATGGTGGAGATCCGCTCCAGGACCTGGTCCAATTCCTGCTGGCAGGGGGTCTGGGAGGGCAGACAGGCACAGAGGAAGCTTGGAGTAAGAATAACGGGCCACAAACACCAGTGCTGGATGCACAGGGAAGGGaccttcccaaggccacacacaAGTAGGTGGGACGAGGGACTTCTGACACCCAGCCCAGGGATCTCACTGCCATATTGTCGTGCCCAACCTCCCCCtcacaaagaaaatcacatgGACGTGAATTTTCACTCCTCTCCTCGCCCTGTGACAGTGGCTTTCGTGAGTCAGAATGGGCTCCACTTGCAAATGCTGCTCCAAGTGGTCGTCTCCAGAGAAGCCATCCCCCAACCCAGTGGCCGAGCTCCAGTGCTGCCCGTAACCCACCCAGGGCCACGCCCCAGGAGAGCAGAGCTGGGCGGCGAAGGGGACAGGGGCAGCCAGTGAGGGAAGCACATCCCAGCAACAGCCAGCCAGCGTCAGGGAACCCACCGTCACCTCCGGCCTTCCCTTTGCCTGTGTCCCCGAACCAGACAGAAATGTGCAGGTTTTACAAGGAGGGACTTCAAGACACAGTGTGTCCAGTCCCTCTCACAGCCAGAGACGCTGACTGACCCAAAGGTCACTGAACGTGTTGGTGGCAGAACTGGACAGAAAAACGCTTGGCCGACAGGTAACACAGGACACCCGCCCCGGCTGGGACTCCCTGTCCACGcactcccacccctccaccccgACGCGGCCCCCACTGACCCTGGCAGGCGGCGGCCGCAGCTTCTTGGGCTCCTCCAGGCCGAGGTGGTGCTTGCCGCCCTTGCCCATCTGCCGGTGCTGCTCCGTGACCTTCTCCCGGAACACGGCCAGCTCCTTCATGCCCGACTTGAGGGGCTTCCGGCCGGCACTGCTTCCGCCCCCCAGCATGTTCACGGTCCCGTCCACGTGGTTCTCCACCAGGCCTCCCTCGGAGTCATCGCCATTGTCTGCCGGGAGACAGGGGGGAAGAGCTCCAGGTCCATCTTCCCGGAGAGACGAGCCCTCCAGGGGCCACCCGGACCCCTAACAAGGACAAGGATGGAGATGACCAGCACCTAGGAGCGCCGACCACACGCCAGGGCCCGTGCTAGGCAGAGACGTGAATCATCAACTTCAGCTCGGCAGGAACTCTGAGCTGGGGCCATTAgcaccctccccgcccctcccagaGGGAGACGGCAAGGCTCACGGAGGCCAGTTACAGGATCAAGGCCACAAACCCGACAGTGACAGGCCCAGGGTTTGCATTCAGACTGTCTGACTCCAGAAAAATGACAAGGACACCCACTCTGTTCTGCCCCTCCCCACTGAGGCCGGGTCAGAGCGGAGGAGCGCAGAGGAATGCACCTCACCGTGGGACGGACTGAGTCCTTCCTGGGTGGGACCTCCCAGATTCACCCCCCACGAGCCCCAGGTTAAGCAGCTCATCATTTATGGTCAAAGGGTGCCGATTAGGTGAGCTTTAAAACACTAACGCCACAGAGCTCACGGGGCATGTCTGGCGAGGGGGTAAGAGGGCAGAGAGCCTCACGGCCACCCAGAATCCAGCTGCCAACACCCCCTGCTGGGCACTCCCCTGTTGTCACCCCGAATTGCCAAACTGGCCCCCACACAGTCCCCACCGTGCTCTGCTCCTAGGCTGCTACCGCACTACCCCATGGAcacttttatttgtttctatgtgTCCATCCCCCTCAACCCCTTTACATCGAGAGCCCCAAGAACAGGAACTATGAGTTCCTCAACTGTAGTTTCAGCTCATTGCAGGGCATGAAGCCTCATCAAGGTGTTTGTTCTTAAACCTACtgtgtgcctactgtgtgccccaGGTGAAGGGGCCTTGAAAGCGGACCCCACCTACCACGGTCTCACTCTGGCTGCGTCACGGCCGGCCAGGGGAGGGTGAGAGAATCTGAGCCATACGGCAGAGCTGTGACCAGGGAGACAAGCCCAGCAAGCTCTAGCAGGGCGGGGACGCAACCACCCAGCCCCGGCCCTGGCCCCTTGGAGACGCAGCAGAGCAAACAACCCCAGACCACGCCACCCAGAGCCGCTCGCCTGCAGGTCCCAACAAGATCTGGTGGGTGCAGAGGGGGTGTTTTTCAACAGATCCTGCatattttctctgcctctttaatgGGCCTTCGAAAACCGTACAGCTCTGATAGCACAAATGAATGactcttaaaatataatatttctacaCAAGGGTTTCAGAAAGGGCACCTGGTATTTGGCAGTCCCTTCAGAATCCAGGCACAGTGTGGTGGGCTCAAGTGGCCACCCTGCTGGGCACTTACCTTAGAAGGGGGCTGTAAGACCCCCCCCAGGATGCTGTGAGCTGGGTGATGCTCACTCACTCCCCTCTCCCAGGCCTGGTAGGCACCTGGCGTGGCACTATGGCAGTGCCTGCTGTCCAGGGGTGGCCAGCACGGTCCCCAGCATGCGGAATGATTCAGTACAGCTTtgcctccacccctccctccccctgggcCTGATGCTGGCTGGTCCCCACTAGCCACAGAGCAGCACTCTTCAGAGCCCGGCACGCAGTCTCCAGGGCAGCAGCCTGGTCAAGGGGCCATGCTCAggttaaatcccagctctgccactttctgtaTCACCTGTGTTTCCCCCGCACACTTccaacctctctgtgtctctttctgaACTGTAAATTGTTGAATAATATTAGTTCTGACTTCAGAGAACTGCTAGGAGTATTTTGGACTCAAAGCAGTTAAAATACAACCTGGGACATGGAAATTCTATATCCATGCCGCTGGTGCTTACTCCTTGGATGATGAGGATGAGGAGGGTAGTGTCAGTTACCTGCTACCCCGCAGTGTGGACCCCACCAAGAACCAGGAAGCAAAGGAAAACGGGCCTCTGGGCATCCCAACAGCTGTCACCATGTCTGTGCATTTTAAAGTCCTGGCATTTTCCACCCAAGATGGGGGGAACAAGCACCATGTGAGAACCTTGATGGTTCCAAGAACATTGCTCCAGTGAGCCTGGTCTCCGAGGCCACCAcagaagaaaatcaacaaaattaaaaggagaaagaaacaatgCATGTGGACAGTGGCAAAAAGTATCAAATGGCATGGAGGAAAGAGGacactaaaaaaacaaacacaagaacTCTGGGGACATTCCCTGCATGGCAAACAAGGCCACACCATCGATGACCCCTGGGGACTTCTACATTTGACAGCCCAAAACAAGACTTGTGCTCACGATGACGACCATGGGACATCGGAAAGGGGAAGGGGCTTAAAATTTCATGTATTCAGCGTTATAAAAGACTTCTATCCAAAACtgttgaattttagaaaaataacacttGAAATATTTCAATGTAAACCTCTGAAACCTGGAAAATTCTTTTATCTGGAATGGTTATTCCCTAGCGGCTCTGGGTTTtgtcctaagggaagcaagaactGATGAAATTCTGTTCCAGCAGCCCAGCACCACCCGCAGGGAAAGGAGGATTCAGCGACTGCCTAGGCTGGGCGTGAGTCCTTTTGCACTGTTTTAATCAGACCCAGCCACCAGCCCCAGAGAAGAGCCTTTTGCCTCCATCCCAGCCACCCAGGACCAACATGAGAAAGACAAAACGAAATGGGAGCCTCCAGGTGCCCTCACCGAGCCCTGTGCACCTGAGCTCAGCCCTGGCATCACTCTCACGGCCACACCAGCCTGGCTGGCTTCCTGCCGACAGACACAGAAGCATTTCTGGAAACCTCATCACCCCTTCCAGGGCTCGAGACCGTGTTCTGCTCACGTGGTAGTTGAAGAAGACACCAGCTCTGGGAATCTGCTGGCACAGCACACTGCCACCACTTCTGGAACCTTCCACTTTGTGGGCATGAAGCCTGTGACTCTCAGGAGCTCACCTGACTCTGCCCTTTTGGGAAGAGGCTTGTCTGCCCGCCCAAGACTTGTGTTAAGACAGCTGGTCTCCGTTGTGGCTATAATTATATGTTCTCTGGTTGAAGAAAGGAAAGGTAGCTCATTTTTAGTCCTAACCTGGAACTTCTGGGAAGGCTCTGCTCATCCAAACCCAATGCCTGGAACACCCCGTGGCATCAGGGTCAGTCAACCTCAGCAGCACTGCTAAACGTCTGGACCGGACAATTCTTCGTTGTAGGGGGCCATCCCGTGCACTGCAAGATGTTGAgctgcatccctggcctctgcccactagcaCCCTCCCCAAGCTGGGACAACCAAAGACGCCTCCATACATGGCCAAACGGCACCTGGGAGGCAAAATCGCTccaggttgagaatcactgttctggAGTCAGGCTCTTTCCCAAGACCTGGAAATTCCCAGCCCGTTGCTGAAATGACTCCAGGCCCCACATACGGCAGGTCTAGCTCAACTATATTCCCCACCTCCGCCTCAGACCTTCACCACCCTCTGTCCGCAGCCACACCAGTTCACAGCTTCTTGGGGCAGGGCACGGGGGTCTTCCCTGGGGACCTGCAGCctgcagctccctcctccccaagcccTCAATGGCCAAAGAAGCATCCCCTGGCCGAGTCCTAGAGGTCAATCCAACGGTTAATCCTCACAGGCGCTCTACAAACTCTGGAAACGAGCGAGGGGAGAGAGGGGCCACACAGAGAATGTGCACTGGGGCCTGAGGGCTCCAGGCAAGGCCAGCTTGGCCACCAGGCACCACAGGCACAGCGCCTAGGGGCCTAGAAAACCTTTTAAGTCTTCTAAGcccggaaaaaaaaaattaacttttaggtCAAAAAGTCTTAATAtacaatattaatacatttgtatttataaaaccAGTTATAAagcatggttttaaaatatgcttttgtgACAGAAGGGGCCCACTGAGGCAAAAGTATCCGGGGTCCACAAATGTCACGATGCAATCCTGGCTCCCGGCCCCAGAAGGCAGCAGTCGCTAGGCAGTGTCCCCCAGGAGGACAGACCTGGCTTCCTGTGCTGAGGTGTCCCGACCTCCCTACAGTGAAGGTCAGCTTGTCCACCCTCGTGGGGCCGCCTGTTCCATTCCTTTATTGACCTCACCACTGCCACGAACATGCCAATAAGACCAGGAAATGCACGGGCCCAGTTTGCTGATGCAAGCTCTTCTTACAGGGGTGCAGCATCTGTTTCCTCGTCTGCAAGGGGCTTCAGGACCCAAGTCCAACAGCCAGCTCTGAACTTCACATCTCAAAGTAGAagcccaggggagggaagggaactAGCTGACTGGGTGATCAGAAAGGATTATAGGCTGAAAAAAGCCCTGATTCCCTGTTACTATTTCCAGCCCAAGAGGTTCCAGAATTCAGCCCCCAAAGTCTCACCTCCTgagtctgaatcccagctctaccacttagcTGTGCAGCCTTAGACAAACtcttaagctctctgtgcctccactGCTCATCTGTAGCAAGAGGACAGACAGCGTCCACCTCCCATGGGCTGCAGGGAGGATTCCGAGAGACATCGCATGCATATGAGGTgcgtgcctggcacacagtaggag
Coding sequences within:
- the IGFBP2 gene encoding insulin-like growth factor-binding protein 2, producing the protein MLPRLSGFALPLLLSPLLLLLGAGGGGCGARAEVLFRCPPCTPERLAACGPPPAAPPAAVAGAAAGARAPCAELVREPGCGCCSVCARLEGEACGVYTPRCAQGLRCYPHPGSELPLQALVMGEGTCEKRRDAEYGASPEQVADNGDDSEGGLVENHVDGTVNMLGGGSSAGRKPLKSGMKELAVFREKVTEQHRQMGKGGKHHLGLEEPKKLRPPPARTPCQQELDQVLERISTMRLPDERGPLEHLYSLHIPNCDKHGLYNLKQCKMSLNGQRGECWCVNPNTGKLIQGAPTIRGDPECHLFYNEQQEARGVHTQRMQ